One genomic segment of Oncorhynchus mykiss isolate Arlee chromosome 10, USDA_OmykA_1.1, whole genome shotgun sequence includes these proteins:
- the LOC110533429 gene encoding NHL repeat-containing protein 3 isoform X3, which produces MGIHYPPTGSRSSISFCKQSETSGLKPDYRLLGRPLYKLDINWPKYPELFSGEVFGVAVNQYAGVVYVAQRGETVPKVLVFTTDGEFLQAWNTSTLEMPHGIFLADAATNPTVWVTDVGNGPYGHSIKQYSPSGKLLQVLGSMGEAGSGVNPLQFDQPAEIFVHSSGEIYIVDGDGGINNRLIKLSKDLEVQWMHGEKGQGLAQFYIPHSVAVDNYQRVWVADRGNKRIQVFNSVTGDWLGTWGSCFNEDAPYSVRLTPDQKYFVVVQLNTNQISLLEAPPVGVIGQCQVVSVIQLAEDVKPHLVDLDLKTGALYVAEIGAQQAQKFTPFSLGTGFLQDG; this is translated from the exons CAATCGGAAACATCTGGCCTAAAACCAGATTACAGACTTCTTGGACGACCACTGTACAAATTGGATATCAACTGGCCCAAATATCCCGAGCTTTTCAGCGGCGAGGTATTTGGAGTGGCTGTCAACCAGTATGCCGGTGTGGTATATGTTGCACAG AGAGGTGAGACGGTTCCAAAGGTGCTGGTGTTCACAACAGACGGAGAGTTCCTACAGGCCTGGAACACGAGCACCCTGGAGATGCCCCATGGGATATTTTTGGCCGACGCCGCCACCAACCCCACCGTGTGGGTCACGGACGTAGGAAACG GCCCGTATGGTCACTCCATTAAGCAGTACTCTCCCTCGGGCAAGCTGCTCCAGGTCCTGGGCTCAATGGGGGAAGCCGGCTCTGGGGTCAACCCGCTCCAGTTTGACCAGCCCGCTGAAATCTTTGTCCACAGCTCTGGGGAGATCTACATAGTGGACGGGGACGGAGGGATTAACAACCGCCTCATCAAACTGTCCAAAG ACCTGGAGGTGCAATGGATGCACGGAGAGAAGGGCCAGGGCCTTGCACAGTTCTACATCCCCCATAGTGTGGCAGTAGATAACTATCAAAGG GTGTGGGTTGCTGACAGAGGAAACAAGCGAATCCAGGTGTTTAATTCTGTGACTGGAGACTGGCTTGGAACATGGGGAAGCTGTTTCAATGAGGATGCACCCTACTCTGTCAG GTTGACACCAGACCAGAAGTACTTTGTGGTGGTGCAGCTGAACACCAATCAGATCTCCCTACTGGAGGCTCCACCTGTGGGTGTGATTGGTCAGTGCCAGGTGGTCAGTGTCATCCAATTGGCTGAAGACGTCAAGCCCCACCTAGTGGACCTGGACCTGAAGACTGGGGCTCTGTATGTGGCTGAGATTGGTGCACAGCAGGCTCAGAAGTTTACCCCATTCAGCCTGGGTACTGGCTTCCTGCAGGATGGTTGA
- the LOC110533429 gene encoding NHL repeat-containing protein 3 isoform X2 — protein MKRRNHLCLIVTTMGTLFLLMVVLYGSINSQQSETSGLKPDYRLLGRPLYKLDINWPKYPELFSGEVFGVAVNQYAGVVYVAQRGETVPKVLVFTTDGEFLQAWNTSTLEMPHGIFLADAATNPTVWVTDVGNGPYGHSIKQYSPSGKLLQVLGSMGEAGSGVNPLQFDQPAEIFVHSSGEIYIVDGDGGINNRLIKLSKDLEVQWMHGEKGQGLAQFYIPHSVAVDNYQRVWVADRGNKRIQVFNSVTGDWLGTWGSCFNEDAPYSVRLTPDQKYFVVVQLNTNQISLLEAPPVGVIGQCQVVSVIQLAEDVKPHLVDLDLKTGALYVAEIGAQQAQKFTPFSLGTGFLQDG, from the exons CAATCGGAAACATCTGGCCTAAAACCAGATTACAGACTTCTTGGACGACCACTGTACAAATTGGATATCAACTGGCCCAAATATCCCGAGCTTTTCAGCGGCGAGGTATTTGGAGTGGCTGTCAACCAGTATGCCGGTGTGGTATATGTTGCACAG AGAGGTGAGACGGTTCCAAAGGTGCTGGTGTTCACAACAGACGGAGAGTTCCTACAGGCCTGGAACACGAGCACCCTGGAGATGCCCCATGGGATATTTTTGGCCGACGCCGCCACCAACCCCACCGTGTGGGTCACGGACGTAGGAAACG GCCCGTATGGTCACTCCATTAAGCAGTACTCTCCCTCGGGCAAGCTGCTCCAGGTCCTGGGCTCAATGGGGGAAGCCGGCTCTGGGGTCAACCCGCTCCAGTTTGACCAGCCCGCTGAAATCTTTGTCCACAGCTCTGGGGAGATCTACATAGTGGACGGGGACGGAGGGATTAACAACCGCCTCATCAAACTGTCCAAAG ACCTGGAGGTGCAATGGATGCACGGAGAGAAGGGCCAGGGCCTTGCACAGTTCTACATCCCCCATAGTGTGGCAGTAGATAACTATCAAAGG GTGTGGGTTGCTGACAGAGGAAACAAGCGAATCCAGGTGTTTAATTCTGTGACTGGAGACTGGCTTGGAACATGGGGAAGCTGTTTCAATGAGGATGCACCCTACTCTGTCAG GTTGACACCAGACCAGAAGTACTTTGTGGTGGTGCAGCTGAACACCAATCAGATCTCCCTACTGGAGGCTCCACCTGTGGGTGTGATTGGTCAGTGCCAGGTGGTCAGTGTCATCCAATTGGCTGAAGACGTCAAGCCCCACCTAGTGGACCTGGACCTGAAGACTGGGGCTCTGTATGTGGCTGAGATTGGTGCACAGCAGGCTCAGAAGTTTACCCCATTCAGCCTGGGTACTGGCTTCCTGCAGGATGGTTGA